One window of Phycisphaeraceae bacterium genomic DNA carries:
- a CDS encoding SRPBCC domain-containing protein — protein sequence MPDITIANEGPTIAKFNVKIKGTIEDVWREITRTDGKPIPAFFNSVMHAKSLTPGSKIAMRTPDGKYTGVVGEITEFDPPKRFAHTFKFTNYNDPECVVVYDLESVSDGVSFTLTIRDIPVNTKTAKQMLMGGKMIVGTLKSVIETGKPSTGTRMLFVMFKVMGLFTPKKCLSEHWPV from the coding sequence ATGCCTGACATTACCATCGCCAACGAAGGTCCGACGATCGCCAAGTTCAACGTGAAGATCAAAGGCACGATCGAGGACGTGTGGCGCGAGATCACTCGCACCGATGGCAAGCCCATCCCCGCGTTCTTTAACTCTGTCATGCACGCGAAATCACTCACCCCTGGATCAAAGATCGCGATGCGCACGCCCGATGGCAAGTACACGGGCGTGGTTGGTGAGATTACAGAGTTCGATCCGCCGAAGCGGTTCGCGCACACATTCAAGTTTACAAACTACAACGACCCCGAGTGCGTTGTCGTCTACGACCTTGAGTCAGTGAGTGACGGCGTGTCGTTCACACTGACCATCAGGGATATCCCAGTGAACACCAAGACCGCCAAGCAGATGCTGATGGGCGGCAAGATGATCGTTGGCACGCTCAAGAGTGTCATCGAAACAGGGAAGCCCAGCACGGGGACGCGCATGCTGTTTGTCATGTTCAAGGTCATGGGGTTGTTCACGCCCAAGAAGTGTTTGAGTGAGCACTGGCCCGTGTAG
- the sucD gene encoding succinate--CoA ligase subunit alpha, translating to MAVLINADTRVICQGITGSFGAVHTKGCYNYGTKMVGGVTPGKGGQKDANGLPIFNTVDQAVRETGAHATMIFVPPAFTGDAILEAFDAGLKLVCAITEGVPVQDMIKVRAVLDELNANTRLNGEDPYVLIGPNCPGIITPGPKTGEGDSPSNPYTNAGCKIGIMPGYINTHISEAACTTGKSVGIVSRSGTLTYEAVWQTSNVGLAQSTCIGIGGDPVRGMNHIDAITLFQNDPDTDAILMIGEIGGTDEEEAAAFIKANVTKPCAAFIAGRTAPPGKRMGHAGAIIESGSGGKPTGTADSKIEALQAAGVEVAMSPADMGKAMAKAMKLEVVAGV from the coding sequence ATGGCTGTTCTCATCAATGCCGATACCCGCGTCATCTGCCAAGGCATCACGGGCTCGTTCGGTGCAGTGCACACGAAGGGATGTTACAACTACGGCACGAAGATGGTCGGCGGCGTGACACCCGGCAAGGGCGGGCAGAAGGATGCCAACGGTCTGCCCATCTTCAACACGGTGGATCAGGCTGTCCGCGAGACCGGCGCGCACGCGACGATGATATTCGTCCCGCCCGCGTTCACTGGCGACGCGATTCTTGAAGCATTCGACGCGGGGTTGAAACTGGTGTGCGCGATTACCGAGGGCGTGCCCGTGCAGGACATGATCAAGGTCCGCGCTGTGCTTGATGAGTTGAACGCCAACACACGTCTGAATGGTGAAGACCCGTACGTGCTCATCGGTCCGAACTGCCCCGGCATCATCACACCCGGACCGAAAACCGGCGAGGGCGATTCACCATCGAACCCATATACAAACGCGGGATGCAAGATCGGTATCATGCCCGGATATATCAACACGCACATCTCAGAAGCTGCGTGCACCACGGGCAAATCTGTTGGCATCGTCTCGCGTTCCGGCACACTCACATATGAAGCAGTCTGGCAGACATCCAACGTCGGGCTCGCACAATCGACGTGCATCGGTATCGGCGGCGACCCTGTGCGCGGCATGAACCACATCGACGCGATCACACTCTTCCAGAACGACCCGGACACCGACGCGATTCTGATGATCGGCGAAATCGGTGGCACCGACGAGGAAGAGGCAGCAGCATTTATCAAGGCAAACGTGACCAAGCCGTGCGCTGCGTTCATCGCGGGCCGCACCGCACCTCCCGGCAAGCGCATGGGACATGCTGGCGCGATCATCGAATCCGGCTCGGGCGGGAAGCCCACCGGCACAGCAGATTCCAAAATCGAGGCGCTGCAAGCAGCCGGTGTCGAGGTCGCAATGAGCCCCGCTGATATGGGCAAAGCGATGGCAAAGGCCATGAAGCTTGAGGTCGTCGCGGGAGTGTAA
- a CDS encoding TfoX/Sxy family DNA transformation protein, protein MKATTKPASRNLIDLRSVGKATVGDFHLLGITTVEDLAKQDAKTLYDRLCRKTGVQQDMCVLDVFECAIAQAKNPNLPAEQCDWWYWSKQRKAGTSV, encoded by the coding sequence ATGAAAGCCACAACAAAGCCCGCATCCCGCAACCTCATCGATCTCCGCTCTGTCGGGAAAGCAACCGTCGGCGATTTCCATCTGCTCGGCATCACCACCGTTGAAGATCTGGCAAAGCAGGACGCGAAGACGCTCTACGACAGGCTCTGCAGAAAGACCGGCGTGCAACAAGACATGTGCGTGCTCGACGTGTTTGAGTGCGCGATCGCACAGGCAAAGAACCCGAACCTGCCGGCGGAGCAGTGCGACTGGTGGTACTGGTCGAAGCAACGAAAAGCCGGGACATCAGTTTGA
- a CDS encoding bifunctional methionine sulfoxide reductase B/A protein, whose translation MKSHITTTLAGITALGMAGILAFAGLGLPTGEQRIDQTPQRVLLDMLQPEQQPSPHDPLHAQPDQTMTTTSETSTQRRIVSRSAYNITPLSKDRVAELASVLDEETYRITQNAGTEAAFCGNLLDNHKDGTYVCVVCGLPLFSSEHKFTSGTGWPSFDREFDPQHVAKKVDTSYGMTRVEINCARCGSHLGHAFPDGPTETGVRHCLNSASLTFIEKGEEFPDRSKPIPTETAYFAGGCFWGIEHFFQAGPGVISAESGYMQGKTEAPSYKDVCYTNTGHAETVKVVYDPTQITYARLLQAFFTMHDPTTLNRQGPDVGEQYRSGIWYVNDQQRDAAKEFVKILNESGVLRNPIVTQIEKAETFWPAEEYHQDYIAKTGRACHIADPWTADEKARAAR comes from the coding sequence ATGAAATCGCACATCACCACAACGCTTGCAGGCATCACCGCTCTCGGTATGGCTGGCATTCTCGCCTTCGCAGGACTGGGATTGCCTACCGGCGAGCAAAGAATCGACCAGACACCGCAGCGTGTGCTCCTTGACATGCTCCAGCCGGAACAGCAGCCATCACCGCACGATCCACTGCATGCACAACCAGACCAGACCATGACAACAACATCAGAAACATCAACCCAGCGACGCATTGTCTCTCGCAGTGCATATAACATTACGCCACTCTCCAAAGATCGCGTTGCCGAACTCGCGTCTGTGCTTGACGAGGAGACGTACCGCATCACACAGAACGCTGGAACCGAAGCTGCGTTCTGTGGCAATCTGCTTGATAACCACAAGGATGGCACGTATGTCTGCGTGGTGTGTGGACTTCCACTGTTCTCCAGCGAGCACAAGTTCACATCGGGCACAGGCTGGCCGAGCTTCGATCGCGAGTTCGATCCGCAGCACGTCGCCAAGAAGGTCGATACGTCGTACGGCATGACGCGCGTCGAGATCAACTGCGCGCGTTGCGGCTCACACCTCGGACACGCGTTCCCAGATGGTCCAACCGAAACTGGCGTGCGCCATTGCTTAAACTCAGCGTCATTGACATTCATCGAGAAGGGCGAGGAGTTTCCGGATCGCAGCAAGCCAATACCAACTGAGACCGCGTACTTCGCGGGCGGGTGCTTCTGGGGCATAGAGCACTTCTTTCAGGCTGGCCCCGGCGTGATCTCCGCAGAATCCGGTTACATGCAGGGAAAAACCGAAGCACCGTCGTACAAGGATGTCTGCTACACCAACACAGGCCACGCCGAGACAGTGAAGGTCGTCTACGACCCAACGCAGATCACATACGCACGACTATTGCAGGCATTCTTCACCATGCATGATCCCACAACGTTGAACCGCCAAGGTCCGGATGTTGGCGAGCAGTATCGCTCCGGCATCTGGTACGTGAACGATCAGCAGCGCGATGCTGCCAAGGAGTTCGTGAAGATACTGAATGAATCCGGTGTTCTTCGAAATCCCATTGTCACACAGATTGAAAAGGCAGAGACATTCTGGCCTGCCGAGGAGTACCACCAGGACTACATCGCGAAGACCGGACGCGCGTGTCACATTGCCGATCCGTGGACTGCGGACGAAAAGGCGCGTGCAGCGAGATAA
- a CDS encoding DUF11 domain-containing protein, with translation MKRIGATGASAVVMGVTALLMFAGCAQQGTYTNTAAVGTPRDGMARTSNGGETNIRTGSTVARPVVRTNTSAANTSTSTASKPAATTTTESKPVAAKPAQTNSNINTSRPTSNVATNTSRPTVNGEGMARAVLAYPTGDERTSALLVEKFMPVEVRSGQPFTYELRTTNLTNMELQNVVVNDAPTGALTIRESEPTFNRDASGGMAWALGNLSPRETRTVRVTAVAGGTGSVGSCTTASYNTSMCMTTNVVEPALELTKTVSPDAGTPCDTFEVVYRVCNTGTGTIDNVIVRDQLPAGFTIDGRTAFEGNAGSIPAGECRTFTVAGKASGSGSYCSTATASGEGLTAESANPCITVRQPELQVAVDCAGERYFGAPATFKVVVRNTGEAPAENVVLSAPVPAGTAFASASDNGRVTGNSIGWNIGTLAPGASREINFGINPNGAESVTGTVRVSGACANEATATCSTRFRGIPAVLLEVVDGPDPVLVGEQTTYVITVTNQGTAQDSDIQIRATLPTGAEFVSAAGDTRGTFANGTVTFAALPVLAPKQQAQWRIVVKAAGTGDVRFRVEMDTKELDSNVVETEATRFYNF, from the coding sequence ATGAAACGTATAGGGGCAACAGGCGCTTCGGCTGTCGTCATGGGAGTTACAGCACTCCTCATGTTCGCCGGATGTGCACAGCAGGGGACGTATACAAACACAGCGGCAGTCGGAACACCGCGAGACGGGATGGCACGCACATCCAACGGTGGCGAGACAAACATTCGTACTGGTTCGACTGTTGCGCGTCCGGTCGTTCGGACAAACACATCGGCTGCGAACACCAGCACAAGCACTGCTTCGAAACCGGCTGCAACAACCACAACAGAGTCAAAGCCTGTTGCAGCAAAGCCTGCCCAGACAAACTCGAACATCAATACCTCACGTCCGACTTCAAACGTGGCAACAAACACGTCACGTCCCACGGTCAATGGCGAAGGCATGGCTCGCGCAGTGCTCGCGTATCCAACTGGCGATGAGCGCACCAGCGCGCTGCTCGTTGAAAAGTTCATGCCTGTTGAGGTTCGCTCAGGCCAGCCGTTCACATACGAGCTGCGTACAACCAACCTCACCAACATGGAACTCCAGAACGTTGTTGTGAATGACGCACCGACTGGTGCTCTCACAATCCGTGAGTCAGAGCCGACATTCAACCGCGACGCGTCGGGTGGAATGGCGTGGGCACTTGGCAACCTTTCGCCGCGTGAAACACGCACCGTTCGCGTGACAGCAGTGGCTGGCGGTACGGGTTCTGTTGGTTCCTGCACCACAGCGTCGTACAACACCTCCATGTGCATGACAACAAACGTGGTCGAGCCCGCACTCGAGTTGACGAAGACCGTCAGTCCCGATGCTGGCACACCGTGCGACACATTTGAAGTTGTCTACCGTGTCTGCAACACGGGTACCGGCACGATCGACAACGTGATCGTTCGTGACCAACTCCCCGCGGGCTTCACAATCGACGGGCGCACCGCCTTTGAGGGCAATGCTGGCTCGATCCCAGCTGGTGAGTGCAGAACCTTCACCGTCGCTGGCAAGGCTTCAGGCTCGGGCTCATACTGCTCGACAGCAACAGCTTCCGGCGAAGGTCTCACAGCTGAATCCGCAAATCCGTGCATCACTGTCCGTCAGCCCGAACTTCAGGTCGCGGTGGACTGCGCTGGTGAGCGTTACTTCGGCGCACCCGCAACATTCAAGGTCGTTGTCCGCAATACAGGTGAAGCACCAGCAGAGAACGTTGTTCTTTCCGCTCCGGTCCCAGCAGGCACGGCATTTGCTTCAGCATCTGATAATGGTCGCGTGACCGGCAACTCCATCGGCTGGAACATCGGTACACTCGCTCCGGGCGCATCCCGCGAGATCAACTTCGGCATCAACCCCAACGGTGCAGAGTCAGTCACCGGCACAGTCCGTGTCTCGGGCGCATGTGCGAACGAAGCAACCGCAACATGCTCGACCAGGTTCCGCGGTATCCCCGCTGTGCTCCTCGAAGTGGTTGACGGTCCAGACCCGGTCCTCGTTGGTGAGCAGACAACCTACGTCATCACTGTGACCAACCAGGGCACAGCCCAGGACAGCGACATCCAGATCCGTGCAACACTGCCCACAGGCGCAGAGTTTGTCTCGGCTGCAGGTGACACACGCGGCACATTCGCCAATGGCACAGTCACCTTTGCTGCACTCCCAGTGCTTGCTCCGAAGCAGCAGGCCCAGTGGCGTATCGTCGTCAAGGCTGCTGGAACGGGCGACGTCCGCTTCCGCGTCGAGATGGACACCAAGGAACTCGACTCCAACGTTGTCGAGACAGAAGCAACCCGCTTCTACAACTTCTGA
- a CDS encoding helix-turn-helix transcriptional regulator, giving the protein MSSAPRQNETQLTEIDAVFAAFAHPVRRRILDLLQTSPGMTVKAVSSHFDISRIAVMKHITTLENANLVLSEPHGRERRLFFNVVPIQMIYDRWTDQYSQFWAGHLADIQFRVESAANARNTKHA; this is encoded by the coding sequence ATGTCGTCCGCGCCACGCCAAAATGAAACCCAGCTTACCGAAATCGACGCGGTCTTTGCTGCGTTTGCCCACCCGGTGCGTCGGCGGATCCTCGATCTGCTCCAGACCTCGCCAGGGATGACCGTCAAAGCGGTCTCATCCCACTTTGACATCTCGCGTATCGCGGTGATGAAGCACATCACGACATTGGAGAACGCAAACCTCGTGCTGTCAGAGCCTCACGGGCGTGAGCGCCGGCTGTTCTTCAACGTCGTGCCCATCCAGATGATCTACGACCGCTGGACCGACCAGTACAGCCAGTTCTGGGCTGGTCATCTCGCGGATATTCAGTTTCGTGTCGAGTCTGCTGCAAACGCAAGGAACACAAAGCATGCCTGA